A single genomic interval of Nostoc commune NIES-4072 harbors:
- a CDS encoding Uma2 family endonuclease translates to MIAIPQPQKMSIDQYLEWEPLQDSRYEYVNGKVFAMTGGTIPHNDIALNLYRALYPHLRARSCRINVADVKVQVSTQSPYYYPDVVVSCDARDLNARKFIQYPKIIVEVLSPGTEAKDRGEKFASYRTMTSLQEYILIESEKIGIEFYRRGEGRMWLYSPYTIGDDITIESVDFSCAIELIYEGVTFESRE, encoded by the coding sequence ATGATTGCCATCCCTCAACCTCAAAAAATGAGCATCGACCAATATCTTGAATGGGAACCATTACAAGATAGTCGCTATGAATACGTTAATGGCAAAGTGTTTGCCATGACTGGCGGGACAATTCCTCACAATGATATTGCCCTAAATCTCTACAGAGCATTGTATCCTCATCTGCGTGCTAGAAGTTGTCGAATTAACGTTGCAGATGTCAAGGTGCAAGTTAGTACTCAAAGCCCATATTACTATCCTGATGTGGTAGTTAGTTGTGATGCTAGAGATTTAAATGCACGGAAATTTATTCAATATCCCAAAATCATTGTGGAAGTTCTTTCTCCTGGAACAGAAGCTAAAGATAGAGGAGAAAAGTTTGCTTCTTATCGCACTATGACCAGTTTGCAAGAATATATTTTGATTGAATCCGAAAAAATTGGAATTGAATTTTATCGTCGGGGAGAAGGCAGAATGTGGCTGTATTCTCCCTATACAATTGGTGACGATATCACTATAGAAAGTGTTGATTTTAGTTGTGCTATTGAATTGATTTATGAAGGTGTGACTTTTGAGAGTCGAGAATAA
- a CDS encoding ABC transporter permease: MITNKRFQLLLPILSPLIALAQPAVGIASALIVGAMLILLAGANPITAYTALFQESLTTYFGFGNTLTKMTPLLFTSLGVLVALRAGQFNIGGEGQIYLGALGSALIGLYVQGIPAVIHIPLALVAGFLFGAVWGWIPGYLKAVRGVNEVITTLLLNYIAVNLVSYLVQNPLKAPGAPSPYSPLIAKEAQLPVILPQSLAHAGIILALMAAALLWVLLVRSPLGYQIAAVGFNPTAAHYARISVKNTIILIMSLAGGLAGLAGASEVMGLKYRLFEQVSSGYGFDAVAIAFLSRGSIGGVVLTSLFFAALRSGANVMQRSAGVPVTVVYAIQGLTVLFIAISLAVERRIKTQSNAEV; encoded by the coding sequence ATGATCACAAATAAACGCTTTCAACTCCTGCTACCAATCCTATCACCACTAATTGCGTTGGCGCAGCCCGCCGTAGGCATCGCCTCTGCTCTCATCGTTGGTGCTATGCTTATATTACTCGCTGGGGCAAATCCCATCACTGCCTACACAGCTTTATTTCAAGAATCCCTAACTACTTACTTTGGGTTTGGCAACACCCTCACCAAAATGACACCTCTATTATTCACCAGTTTAGGGGTATTAGTTGCATTGCGGGCTGGTCAATTTAATATCGGTGGCGAAGGACAAATTTACCTCGGTGCGTTGGGTAGCGCTTTAATTGGGTTATATGTACAAGGAATACCTGCTGTCATACACATTCCCTTAGCACTTGTGGCTGGATTTCTCTTTGGTGCGGTTTGGGGTTGGATACCTGGTTATCTGAAAGCTGTTCGAGGAGTAAATGAAGTCATCACTACTCTATTGCTGAATTACATCGCGGTGAATTTAGTTAGCTACTTGGTGCAAAATCCCTTAAAAGCACCAGGCGCACCTAGTCCTTATTCGCCATTAATTGCTAAAGAAGCACAGTTACCCGTTATTTTACCCCAAAGTTTAGCCCATGCAGGCATAATCCTTGCGTTAATGGCAGCCGCCCTCTTGTGGGTATTATTAGTGCGATCGCCTCTAGGATACCAAATCGCCGCCGTTGGTTTTAACCCCACAGCAGCCCATTATGCAAGGATTTCAGTAAAAAATACCATCATACTAATCATGTCCTTAGCAGGTGGTTTAGCCGGGTTGGCGGGTGCATCTGAGGTGATGGGGTTGAAGTACCGCTTATTTGAACAGGTGTCATCTGGTTATGGGTTTGATGCAGTTGCGATCGCTTTTTTAAGTCGCGGTAGTATTGGCGGTGTAGTCTTGACTTCTTTATTTTTTGCCGCCTTGCGTAGCGGTGCAAATGTCATGCAACGTAGTGCTGGTGTACCTGTGACTGTAGTTTATGCAATTCAAGGATTAACTGTGTTATTTATTGCTATCAGTCTCGCTGTAGAAAGACGAATAAAAACGCAAAGTAACGCTGAGGTTTAA
- a CDS encoding ABC transporter permease yields the protein MNNINFFSDYLVASLSLAVPLAFAALGGMYSERSGVLNIALEGMLITGAFSSATATFYTGNPWLGLLCALIAGGLVGLLHAFMCITLYVNQLVSGLAINLVAAGLTSFLARLVFNGSSTKRLPGIEPMPIPGLANIPVLGSVLFQQDVLVYLLITLVAVSIYIFFYTSFGLTLRAVGEYPQAAATAGLSVSRVRYLAVVVSGCLASLGGADLALVQIKFFTEGMSAGKGFIAIAALIFGRWHPLGSTLACFLFGATEALQLRIQALGVNIPYQFLVMLPYAIALFALLGLAGKSIPPQGLGVPYSPENHQDN from the coding sequence ATGAATAATATTAACTTCTTCTCAGATTACTTAGTTGCTAGTTTAAGTTTAGCAGTACCCCTAGCATTTGCTGCCCTTGGTGGAATGTACTCAGAACGGTCGGGAGTGCTAAATATTGCCCTCGAAGGGATGTTAATAACTGGTGCTTTTTCCAGTGCAACCGCTACCTTTTATACTGGCAACCCTTGGCTTGGTCTTCTCTGTGCCTTGATTGCCGGGGGATTAGTCGGTTTACTTCACGCTTTTATGTGTATCACTTTATATGTTAATCAGTTGGTATCAGGGTTAGCGATTAATCTGGTGGCTGCGGGGTTGACATCATTTTTAGCGCGGTTAGTATTTAATGGCAGTAGTACTAAAAGATTACCAGGAATTGAGCCTATGCCTATTCCTGGTCTTGCAAATATACCTGTACTTGGATCTGTATTGTTCCAGCAAGATGTTCTTGTATATTTACTGATAACTCTAGTTGCTGTTAGTATCTATATTTTCTTTTATACTAGCTTTGGGCTGACCTTGCGGGCAGTGGGGGAATATCCCCAAGCAGCTGCTACGGCTGGGCTTTCAGTATCAAGGGTGCGATATTTGGCTGTAGTAGTCAGTGGTTGTCTTGCGAGTTTAGGAGGGGCTGATCTGGCTTTAGTGCAAATAAAATTTTTTACAGAAGGTATGAGTGCAGGTAAAGGATTTATTGCGATCGCTGCTTTAATTTTTGGTAGGTGGCATCCTTTAGGTAGTACTTTGGCTTGTTTTTTATTTGGTGCTACGGAAGCTTTACAGTTACGAATTCAAGCACTAGGCGTAAATATTCCTTATCAATTTTTAGTCATGTTACCATACGCGATCGCTTTATTTGCATTATTAGGATTAGCTGGTAAATCTATACCGCCGCAGGGCTTGGGTGTCCCTTACTCCCCAGAAAATCACCAAGACAATTAG
- a CDS encoding energy transducer TonB family protein yields MSQSNRRTVLNFTINRSGQVSNLNIAQTSGFSVTDEVALNAIQRAAPFAPLPTEYPKNHIDIEFTFDINVYGELNLWNGG; encoded by the coding sequence ATGAGCCAGTCTAATCGGCGAACGGTGCTTAACTTCACTATTAACCGTTCAGGTCAAGTTAGCAATCTCAATATTGCACAAACCTCTGGATTCAGTGTAACTGATGAAGTAGCACTCAATGCCATACAACGAGCTGCACCTTTTGCACCTTTGCCCACAGAATATCCCAAGAACCATATTGATATCGAATTTACGTTTGATATCAATGTTTATGGCGAACTAAATTTATGGAATGGCGGCTAA
- a CDS encoding ABC transporter ATP-binding protein translates to MYLRLENISKSFNSFVANHNISFSVDAGKIHGILGENGAGKTTLMNIISGLYQPDSGKIYLEDKPVKITSPKGAIKLGIGMVYQHFMLVPKLTVTENIILGIEKNWCLNLRKKQEEIAALCQAYGLEIDPTERVENLPVGTQQRVEILKVLYRQAQLLILDEPTAVLTSREVELLINILRQLAAAGKTIIFISHKLEEVINLCDTITVLRRSKVVATTTAKEVTPQQLAELMVGREVVLQVNKSSSVPGEVIASVHNLSVANDRGILAVRNISFQLQAGKILGIAGVDGNGQRELADAIAGLIPINNGKIELNSFCTRQRIGYIPEDRQKMGLVLQFSIAQNLILNAFKNLPFCRNFLLQPLAIKNHAQVVMKEFDIRATREDMKVSQLSGGNQQKVILARELAGEPNLIIAMQPTRGLDVGATAAVHSQLLAQRDRGAAILYISTELEEVMAMSDRIAIIYRGEFIAILDAHTATIEKIGLLMGGGTRRG, encoded by the coding sequence ATGTATTTACGTTTAGAAAATATTAGTAAGAGCTTTAACTCATTTGTTGCGAACCATAATATTAGCTTCAGTGTTGATGCTGGGAAAATTCATGGTATTTTAGGTGAAAATGGCGCAGGTAAGACGACTTTAATGAACATTATTAGTGGTCTATACCAACCTGACAGTGGAAAAATTTATCTAGAAGATAAACCAGTAAAAATTACCTCTCCAAAGGGCGCAATCAAACTAGGTATAGGCATGGTATATCAACATTTTATGCTTGTGCCTAAGTTAACTGTTACTGAAAATATCATCCTGGGCATAGAAAAGAATTGGTGCTTAAATCTGCGGAAAAAACAAGAAGAAATTGCTGCTTTATGCCAAGCCTATGGGCTAGAAATTGACCCCACAGAGCGAGTAGAAAATTTACCAGTTGGGACACAACAGCGAGTAGAAATCCTCAAAGTGTTATATCGCCAAGCCCAACTATTAATTCTCGATGAACCAACAGCAGTTTTGACATCAAGAGAAGTAGAACTATTAATAAATATCTTACGACAGCTAGCGGCGGCTGGAAAGACGATTATTTTTATTAGCCACAAGTTAGAAGAGGTAATCAATCTCTGCGATACAATAACAGTGCTGCGACGAAGTAAAGTAGTAGCGACAACGACAGCTAAAGAGGTAACGCCTCAGCAACTAGCAGAATTGATGGTGGGGCGTGAAGTAGTTTTGCAAGTGAATAAATCTTCATCTGTACCGGGAGAAGTGATAGCTTCGGTACACAATTTGTCAGTTGCTAACGATAGGGGTATTCTTGCTGTTCGCAATATTTCATTTCAATTACAGGCGGGAAAAATTTTAGGAATCGCTGGTGTAGATGGCAATGGACAACGAGAATTAGCTGATGCGATCGCAGGCTTAATTCCTATCAACAACGGTAAAATTGAGTTGAATAGCTTCTGTACTCGCCAGAGAATAGGTTACATTCCTGAAGATCGGCAAAAAATGGGTTTGGTGTTGCAGTTTAGTATTGCCCAAAACTTGATTTTGAATGCTTTTAAAAACTTACCATTCTGCCGTAATTTTTTATTACAACCACTAGCCATCAAAAATCATGCTCAAGTTGTCATGAAAGAATTTGATATTCGTGCGACTAGGGAAGATATGAAGGTAAGCCAACTATCGGGGGGAAATCAACAAAAGGTAATATTAGCAAGAGAACTAGCTGGAGAACCAAATTTAATTATAGCGATGCAACCCACACGGGGATTAGATGTAGGAGCGACAGCCGCAGTTCATTCCCAGTTATTAGCACAACGCGATCGCGGTGCCGCAATCTTGTATATTTCTACTGAGTTAGAAGAAGTGATGGCAATGAGCGATCGCATTGCCATAATCTACAGAGGAGAGTTTATCGCTATTTTGGATGCACATACGGCGACGATAGAAAAAATTGGTTTATTGATGGGTGGGGGGACACGCAGAGGATAA
- a CDS encoding BMP family protein translates to MTLYFPRRKFVLYGSATFATSLLLKACKSSQTTTPTVSSSGEGFKIAIALPGMITDKAWNQSGYEGLNLAKQKLGAEIAYLEQVAQADQTEALIDFARKGYNVVFAHGGQFDAAIEQVAPQFPNTFFVGVNGNNKGENIASLRIDHLQGSYLCGIISAAITKSNKLAYIAGQEFPATQEELRGFNLGAKSVKPNIKITSTFLGDWNDVAKAKSATLALISSGTDVIYQWLDSASPAVLQAASDKGIYAFGNTKDQLDVAPKAVLTSAVKRLDIAIAYLAELAKQKQLKGQIYNIGLERKDILYLGKFGAAVTETVKQNIFKVQQEIVDKKIIFENCQEAGKDTRCVKKA, encoded by the coding sequence ATGACACTATATTTTCCTAGACGTAAATTTGTTTTGTATGGTTCAGCTACTTTTGCTACTAGCCTCTTACTGAAAGCTTGCAAGAGCAGTCAAACCACGACACCAACAGTTAGTAGTAGTGGGGAAGGTTTTAAAATAGCGATCGCACTCCCTGGAATGATCACTGATAAAGCTTGGAATCAGTCTGGTTACGAAGGCTTAAACCTAGCTAAACAAAAACTGGGTGCAGAAATTGCATATCTGGAACAAGTTGCCCAAGCAGATCAAACAGAAGCATTAATAGACTTTGCCCGCAAAGGTTATAATGTTGTATTCGCCCACGGTGGACAATTTGATGCAGCTATAGAGCAAGTTGCTCCACAATTTCCCAATACATTTTTTGTGGGTGTAAATGGTAATAACAAGGGAGAAAATATTGCCTCTTTGCGAATAGATCATTTGCAAGGTAGTTATTTATGTGGCATTATTAGTGCAGCTATCACTAAATCTAATAAATTAGCTTATATTGCTGGGCAAGAATTCCCCGCTACTCAAGAAGAACTACGAGGATTTAATTTAGGAGCAAAATCAGTTAAACCCAATATTAAAATTACTTCTACATTTCTAGGCGATTGGAATGATGTTGCTAAGGCAAAATCAGCTACACTTGCCTTAATTTCTTCAGGTACTGATGTAATTTATCAATGGTTAGATAGTGCTTCACCCGCAGTTTTACAAGCAGCTAGTGATAAAGGGATTTATGCTTTTGGTAATACAAAAGATCAATTAGATGTTGCTCCAAAAGCAGTGTTAACAAGTGCAGTTAAACGATTAGATATAGCAATAGCTTATTTAGCAGAACTCGCAAAACAAAAACAACTTAAAGGACAGATATATAATATAGGTTTAGAAAGAAAAGATATATTATATTTAGGTAAATTTGGGGCCGCAGTAACAGAAACAGTTAAACAAAATATTTTCAAAGTACAACAGGAAATTGTCGATAAAAAAATTATTTTTGAAAATTGTCAGGAAGCTGGGAAGGATACCCGTTGTGTCAAAAAAGCATGA